One stretch of Nocardia mangyaensis DNA includes these proteins:
- a CDS encoding uroporphyrinogen-III synthase, which yields MTSPTEAAPGLAGFTIGITAARRAEEFGTLLTRKGATVVSAPAIRIIPLADDTELERVTEQLIADPPQITVATTGIGFRGWMEAAEGWGLAEVLRDTLGSTRMLARGPKAKGAIRAAELREEWSPASESSAEVLDHLLAEGVEGVRIAVQLHGATTEWEPVPDFCEVLRCAGADVVPVPVYRWEPPADRGPMDAMIDSIVSGSLDCVTFTSAPAVASMLMRAKETGSLESVLHALRGRVLAACVGPITAAPLEELGVPTTMPGRARLGALARHVAEELPRRASRIYAAGHLISVRGGCVVVDGSVRQLAPAPMALMRSLARQPGRVVSREDLLAALPGGGDDTHAVETAIARLRAGLGTPKAIQTVVKRGYRLALDAADCSDTPVRAPVQPPHPAGIGTPARSPRPTQPIGAW from the coding sequence ATGACCTCACCGACCGAAGCCGCTCCTGGTCTGGCCGGGTTCACCATCGGCATCACCGCCGCCCGCCGTGCCGAGGAATTCGGCACGCTGCTCACCCGCAAGGGCGCGACCGTGGTCTCGGCCCCCGCCATCCGCATCATCCCGCTGGCCGATGACACCGAGCTCGAACGGGTCACCGAGCAGCTGATCGCCGACCCACCGCAGATCACCGTCGCCACCACCGGCATCGGTTTCCGCGGCTGGATGGAGGCCGCCGAGGGCTGGGGCCTGGCCGAGGTGCTGCGAGACACCCTCGGCTCGACCCGGATGCTGGCTCGCGGCCCCAAGGCCAAGGGCGCGATCCGCGCCGCCGAACTGCGCGAGGAGTGGTCGCCCGCGTCCGAGTCCTCGGCCGAGGTGCTCGACCACCTGCTCGCCGAAGGCGTGGAAGGTGTGCGGATCGCGGTGCAGCTGCACGGCGCGACCACCGAGTGGGAGCCGGTTCCCGACTTCTGCGAGGTGCTGCGCTGCGCGGGCGCCGACGTCGTTCCGGTGCCGGTCTACCGCTGGGAACCGCCCGCCGATCGTGGCCCGATGGACGCCATGATCGACTCGATCGTCTCCGGCAGCCTCGACTGCGTCACCTTCACCAGCGCGCCCGCCGTGGCTTCGATGCTGATGCGCGCCAAGGAGACCGGCTCGCTCGAATCGGTGCTGCACGCGCTGCGCGGCCGGGTGCTGGCCGCCTGTGTCGGCCCGATCACCGCGGCACCGCTGGAGGAACTCGGCGTGCCGACCACCATGCCCGGTCGTGCCCGCCTCGGCGCGCTGGCCCGGCACGTGGCCGAGGAACTGCCGCGCCGGGCCAGCCGCATCTACGCGGCCGGTCATCTGATCAGCGTGCGCGGCGGCTGCGTGGTCGTCGACGGTTCGGTACGCCAGCTGGCGCCCGCGCCGATGGCACTGATGCGTTCGCTGGCCCGCCAGCCCGGCCGAGTGGTCTCGCGCGAGGATCTGCTCGCCGCGCTGCCCGGCGGCGGTGACGACACCCACGCGGTGGAGACCGCCATCGCCCGTCTGCGGGCCGGACTCGGCACACCCAAGGCCATCCAGACCGTGGTCAAGCGCGGCTACCGGCTGGCCCTCGACGCGGCCGACTGCTCCGACACCCCGGTGCGTGCACCCGTGCAGCCGCCGCACCCCGCCGGCATCGGCACCCCGGCCAGGTCGCCGCGGCCGACGCAACCGATCGGGGCGTGGTGA
- a CDS encoding sirohydrochlorin chelatase, with product MIAALADAVATELGAAVSGRGAEPAEGAAPNAALRTAFVDVLGPSPSEVLRDLDGPAVLVPAFLASGYHVYQDVPREVVESGHIAVAVTAAMGPDPALTRVMAMRLRAAGWRPGDAVVFAAAGSSDSRARQDVRRAAGMLAEQLGAPVRIAYVATGAPRVPETVAGLRAAGAERVFIASYLLAHGLFHQRLHDAGADGVAEPIGVHPAVVRLIADRYRSAARELVRARVR from the coding sequence ATGATCGCCGCGCTCGCCGACGCGGTGGCCACCGAACTCGGCGCCGCGGTTTCGGGGCGCGGCGCCGAGCCGGCGGAGGGCGCGGCGCCCAACGCGGCGCTGCGCACGGCCTTCGTCGACGTCCTCGGCCCCTCGCCCTCGGAGGTCCTGCGCGACCTCGACGGTCCCGCCGTACTGGTCCCGGCGTTCCTCGCCTCGGGATATCACGTCTACCAGGACGTTCCGCGTGAGGTTGTCGAGAGCGGCCACATCGCGGTCGCGGTGACCGCGGCCATGGGCCCTGACCCGGCACTGACCAGGGTGATGGCGATGCGGTTGCGGGCCGCGGGCTGGCGCCCCGGCGACGCGGTGGTCTTCGCCGCCGCCGGTTCCTCGGATTCGCGTGCGCGCCAAGATGTTCGACGCGCGGCTGGCATGCTCGCCGAACAGCTCGGCGCACCGGTGCGCATCGCCTACGTGGCAACTGGTGCTCCCCGCGTTCCCGAGACCGTCGCGGGCCTGCGTGCCGCGGGCGCCGAGCGGGTGTTCATCGCCTCCTATCTGCTGGCGCACGGCCTGTTCCATCAACGCCTGCACGATGCCGGTGCCGACGGGGTGGCCGAACCGATCGGCGTGCACCCCGCGGTGGTGCGCTTGATCGCCGATCGTTACCGCAGCGCGGCCCGGGAGCTGGTTCGCGCGCGCGTGCGCTGA
- the nirD gene encoding nitrite reductase small subunit NirD, with protein MTVIDTPTITTETTTGWTQACRLDFLIPGRGVAVLLKGGRQAALFLLADGTLAAVGNIDPIGRAAVMSRGIIGDRGGVPVVASPLLKQAFSLVDGRCLDDESQSLPVHAVQLDGGVVSVSNEPVTS; from the coding sequence ATGACCGTTATCGACACACCCACCATCACCACGGAGACGACGACCGGCTGGACCCAGGCCTGTCGGCTCGACTTCCTGATCCCGGGCCGCGGCGTTGCTGTCCTGCTGAAAGGCGGCCGGCAGGCCGCCTTGTTCCTACTCGCGGACGGCACACTCGCCGCCGTCGGCAACATCGACCCGATCGGTCGGGCCGCGGTGATGTCGCGCGGCATCATCGGTGATCGCGGTGGCGTTCCCGTCGTCGCGTCGCCGCTGCTCAAGCAGGCGTTCTCGCTCGTCGACGGGCGTTGTCTCGACGACGAGTCCCAGTCGTTGCCGGTTCATGCCGTGCAGCTCGACGGTGGCGTCGTCTCGGTGTCCAACGAACCGGTGACTTCATGA